The Dickeya poaceiphila DNA window ATGAATTGTCTGGCAGGTCGTCTTGATAATTCCTTTTCTCTCTCCATATCACATTGATCAGCATCAGATTATCCTTTACAAACTGTCTACAATTCCCTTTGCCCGTCATCCAGGTGCTCTAATAATCGGACTCCCTGGATATACGATCTATTTTATTACCTGCTGATACAACTTTCGGACAAATCCCCCACCGACAACAATAAACAACATTATATAATAACGATAAAAAACTATAACGATAAGCAACAAAACACTAGTGCAAAATGGAAATGGAATCGGGCGCGCACATTCATCTTGCATTGCCGTCATTGCCTTGGTCGGATATTCACCGCTTTTATTCACGTAATAAGCTGGCAAACAGGACCTCATCATGAAAAATACATCTCTGCATTCTGGACAAGGGCAGTTGCTATCGCATCAATTACACTCCCCGGATGATCACTACGCTACGCTCAATGCTGTCAGAACTAGAATCCAGCAGGCAGGCGATCTTCCCGGCGCGACAGTGGAAGAGCAAATCGCGATTGCAGAAGAACTGGCGACGTTCGAACTGGGGCAATTTTTGCTAGCACACCGTGGGTTAAATGCCTACTGGACCCACAATCTGGTTACCTACCCATCCGCTACTGCAACGTTGTCATCCCATAGTGATTTGGAAAAATTGATCTATGAGAGATTCCCTGTCGTACTGGTCACGCGTGAACGGTTTTGTATTTTCCGCCAGCAATTGCAATCGCGTTTGTATGATGGAATGGTACTGGCATCAGTTCCCTGCGGGCTGATGGGTGATTTATTGTTGTTGGATTATTCTCACCATCAGGATGTACGACTAATCGGCGTAGATTTGGATAATCAGGCGCTGGAAGCAGCTGAGTCACTAGCAAGACAGCAACATTGTGATAATCGCATCACGCTACTGCAGGGTGATGCCTGGACATTGCAACTGCCAGAACCGGTAGATGTTCTCACCAGTAACGGACTGAACATTTATGAGCCGGATGATGACAAAGTCACTGATCTTTATCGAGTATTCAATCAAGCCCTGAAACCAGAGGGAACGCTGATCACCAGCTTTCTGACACCGCCCCCCATGCTATCAGCAGAGTCACCCTGGCGAGTTACCGAAGAAGAACAGCGCTTACTTCCCTTACAACACCTGCTGTTTTCACGCATTCTGGAAGTAAAGTGGACCGCGTTTCGTATCTACAGTCAGACACAACACCAACTGGAACAAGCTGGATTTTGCGACATACATTTTATTGATGACCGGATGCGCATGTACCCTACCGTGATCGCCCGGAAAACGAAAAACGTCGCGTAACGCATATAACGCATCCAAGAAAAAGGGGCGGCAAGTGCCACCCCTTATCGCTTTCGGATGTTGCGAAAGCGGATGCTTAGTTAAGACGCTCTTTGATACGAGCAGACTTACCAGCACGCTCACGCAGGTAGTACAGTTTGGCTTTACGCACAGCACCACGGCGCTTAACGGTAATGCTGTCCACTACCGGAGAGTGCGTCTGGAATACGCGCTCTACGCCTTCGCCGTTGGAAATCTTGCGAACAGTGAATGCAGAGTGCAGACCGCGGTTACGAATTGCGATAACCACGCCCTCGAATGCCTGCAGACGTTTTTTGGAACCTTCAACGACCCATACCTTCACTTCCACGGTGTCACCCGGACGGAATGCAGGTACGTCTTGCTTCATCTGCTCTTGTTCAAGCTGTTTGATAATATTGCTCATAATATGTCTCTTACCCTAGGTAAACTGATATTTGGGTTCGCCCGGCACTACCGCAGCGCCCCCCTAATACTCATGTTGTTCAGACTGATATTCCTGTTGGAATTCCCTCAACAACGTTGCTTGCTCGTCAGTCAGAGCTAGGCTTTTCAGAAGTTCAGGTCTTCTAAGCCAGGTTCGGCCCAGCGACTGCTTCAAACGCCAGCGGCGTATTTCCGCATGATTGCCCGACAGTAACACTGCCGGCACATCCATACCTTCCAACACTTCAGGTCGGGTGTAGTGAGGACAATCCAACAATCCATCAGCAAAAGAATCTTCTTGTGCTGAAGCTTCATGACCCAGTACGCCAGGAATAAACCGGGCTACCGAATCAATCAGCGTCATTGCTGGCAGTTCGCCACCACTGAGAACGTAATCGCCGATTGACCATTCTTCGTCAATTTCGGTTTTGATGACACGCTCATCAATGCCCTCGTACCTTCCGCAAACCAGAATCATCTTCTGATGTGCGGCGAGTTGACGTACGCCTTGCTGATCCAGTTTGCGACCCTGCGGTGACAGATAAATCACCCGAGCCCCTTCGCCTGCCGCTGCTTTCGCTGCATGAATGGCATCCCGTAAGGGCTGCACCATCATCAACATACCAGGACCGCCGCCATAAGGGCGGTCATCCACAGTACGATGTCGATCGTAAGTGAAGTCACGAGGACTCCAGTACTGTACGCTCAGCAGGCCATTTTTAACTGCCCGGCCTGTGACTCCATAATCAGTAATGGCGCGGAACATCTCAGGAAACAGGCTAATCACCCCAATCCACATATATCGTTCCACTCATTAACTACAGACTTTACAGAGTTCAAAAACCAGGATCCCAGTCTACTTCAATACGATGTGTAGACAGGTCAACGTGCTTAATAACCTGTTCAGTCAGAAACGGGATCAACCGTTCCTTGACTCCGTAAGCATCTTTCAGGTTGGCTCTCACCACCAGAACGTCATTAGAACCGGTTTCCATCATGTCAGTGACTTTTCCCAGCTCATAGCCACCTACGGTGACAACGTCGCAGCCAATCAGGTCCTTCCAGTAATAATCCCCATCATCCAGCTCAGGCAACTGGGTCGAATCTACGACAATCTCGCAATTGGTCAATAAATTCGCCGCATCCCGATCATCAATATCTTTAATCTTAATGACCAGATCCTGATTATGGTGCCGCCAGCTCTCGATCTCGATCAATTGCCACAGCCCATTATTCTGGATGAACCAGGGTTGATAATCAAAAATGCTTTCGGCGTTTTCGGTGGATGAAAAC harbors:
- a CDS encoding class I SAM-dependent methyltransferase, whose amino-acid sequence is MKNTSLHSGQGQLLSHQLHSPDDHYATLNAVRTRIQQAGDLPGATVEEQIAIAEELATFELGQFLLAHRGLNAYWTHNLVTYPSATATLSSHSDLEKLIYERFPVVLVTRERFCIFRQQLQSRLYDGMVLASVPCGLMGDLLLLDYSHHQDVRLIGVDLDNQALEAAESLARQQHCDNRITLLQGDAWTLQLPEPVDVLTSNGLNIYEPDDDKVTDLYRVFNQALKPEGTLITSFLTPPPMLSAESPWRVTEEEQRLLPLQHLLFSRILEVKWTAFRIYSQTQHQLEQAGFCDIHFIDDRMRMYPTVIARKTKNVA
- the rplS gene encoding 50S ribosomal protein L19; translated protein: MSNIIKQLEQEQMKQDVPAFRPGDTVEVKVWVVEGSKKRLQAFEGVVIAIRNRGLHSAFTVRKISNGEGVERVFQTHSPVVDSITVKRRGAVRKAKLYYLRERAGKSARIKERLN
- the trmD gene encoding tRNA (guanosine(37)-N1)-methyltransferase TrmD, which encodes MWIGVISLFPEMFRAITDYGVTGRAVKNGLLSVQYWSPRDFTYDRHRTVDDRPYGGGPGMLMMVQPLRDAIHAAKAAAGEGARVIYLSPQGRKLDQQGVRQLAAHQKMILVCGRYEGIDERVIKTEIDEEWSIGDYVLSGGELPAMTLIDSVARFIPGVLGHEASAQEDSFADGLLDCPHYTRPEVLEGMDVPAVLLSGNHAEIRRWRLKQSLGRTWLRRPELLKSLALTDEQATLLREFQQEYQSEQHEY
- the rimM gene encoding ribosome maturation factor RimM (Essential for efficient processing of 16S rRNA), with the translated sequence MSKQLSPKVPVNPVILGKMGSTYGIKGWLRVFSSTENAESIFDYQPWFIQNNGLWQLIEIESWRHHNQDLVIKIKDIDDRDAANLLTNCEIVVDSTQLPELDDGDYYWKDLIGCDVVTVGGYELGKVTDMMETGSNDVLVVRANLKDAYGVKERLIPFLTEQVIKHVDLSTHRIEVDWDPGF